Below is a genomic region from Propionispora vibrioides.
CTCGAAGATATTCTTGTTTGTAAAATCCAGGGCCACAGTTATCCCCTGTTCATTGACCACATGGCGCGGGAGGCCGAATATGTTTTGATGCTGCTGGAGCAGATGAAGTCGGGGAAAATTCCTCTAACGACTGCGTCCAAAGCGCAAGAAACGTTATTCTGGCTGCGCCTGATGGCCGATCATACCAAATTCATTGTGCATCTTCTGGACCCCTCCGAGCGGATATTGATCTGCACGGCCGAGGAGTTTGCCCGCGAATTTGATGATCTGTACTTACAGGGCCGGGATTTTGGCAGCATGATGCACCTGTGCAAGGAAGTAAATTCCTTTAGGCGGTTCTTACGGGATGTACGGGCTGCAGTTATGCGGCTGCGTAATTTTAAAAAGGCTACCCATGATATGATTGTCGATTGCCGCCTGCTTGGTCTAATCCCAGCCGAGCTGGCCGATCATGTATACCGGGAGGCTGAGCACTTTTTAATGGTTCTGTCGCTGATGGATAAGGGAATTATGAAACATGTCCTGGAGCCCTGCGCCGACGGTTGTGCCGATTGGGAGAGTCTGCCGGAGGAACGGGAGGTCATCCAGACTGTCGAAGAGTCGGCTGCAGAGAACGAATTGGTCATGCCGGGAGAGTTCGGTGATTTGACTGAACGGGAAGAGGACCTGATTGTACCGGTGACAGAACCGGCAGCCGCGTTTGAGTTTGAACCGCCGTTACCGACTGCTGAGGAGCTGCCTGCCGACCCGTCGGCTGAAACCGAAAAACCGGCTGCTGCCGTTCAGTCGCCGGATAAGAAGACGAAACCTGTCACGGGGAAAACTAGCAAAACGGTTCATGCAAAAACCACGAAACAGGATCCTCCTCCGCCCCTGACGAAACCTAAGTATAAATGGGGCGACCGGTGGCCTAGAAAATTGGGGAAGGAAATCAAGTAGTCGTGAAGGGTCTAGGGCGTGTCTTCAAACTATCCGCAACGCTCCCTGACGGCGCTTTTTGTGCCATACTTCATTAAATTTTTTGAAATAGGGGCCGCTATTCCTGCAATTTTTGCTTGCCCTTTAGGGTATAATTCGTTTGGTTCAGAAATCACTCGCCATCGATCCTTCCGTTAGTTTAAAGACACGCCCTGGCACATGAAAAAAACCTCCTAAGAATTGTTAGGAAGTTTTTTTTTGCTCGCATTGCTTGGCGTGCAGTTTTACTGAGTGTCCGACGCTAGTACGGCAATATAGCCAAGAAATTCGCGCTGCATGTCGGTGATGGACAATAGTCTGCCGTTTACCAGGTCGATCAAACTTAAGTCGGCGAACATGTGGCTGGAAGCGATAGCAAAATCACCGCCAGGCAGCAGATGCAGGCAGGAGATAGAACGGCCGACTGGAATGCGGCCGGTGACGGTTGCTGTAGGGATGTCGATGATCGTGATGGAGGCGCTTTCCTCATTAACAATGTAGGCGGTGTGTCCGTCGGGCGAAAAAGCGGCATGGGAAGGATAAGCGCAGGGAATGCTGCTGCTTTGGCAGTTGCAATAGAGGATGGTCGCGGTAGCTTCGATCTCCGGTGTTTCCGTTCCTCTGCTCATGAGAAATATTCCTTCGCCGGAGGCGCTTTCCGAAGTAAAGGGAATGATGAAATGGCCGTGGGCATCCAGTGTCAGATTGGTCGGTATGCCGGGAATGGTTTGCTCATAAAGGAGCTGTCCCTGATGATCGAAAGCGGCGAAGCTGCCGCCGCCGGGATGCTCCCAGATGCTATACAGCGTGTTATCATCAGCCTGAATACCGACACAGTAGGTCTCCGGTGAACCGGGAGCGCCGCAGGGCGTAACCGACAGGGAGACCAGGTCAAGCCGATGCAGGGAGCCCTCGGCAGTTGCGACAAAAGCCGACTGTCCGTCAGGCGATAGGGAGAATTGGCTGGGCGAGGGAATGGCCAACGGCAGGCGATATAATGCCTGCTGGCGGAGATTGGCTGCCAGCAGTACGCCTTCTCCATTGGCGTCGGCCGGTATGTAAGCTTTGCTGCCATCGGCCGTTACCGCCAGATCGATGGGCGATAGGTCGGTAGAATAGGGCAGTTCACTCATGATTTGCCCAGTGCCGCCATTGATTAACAGCAGGGAATGGGCCAACGCATCCATTGCCAGCAACTGATAGGATATCCCTTCCATAATACTTCACCTCACATGATGATACCGGATGGTTAGTGCTAAATCCGCTTGTCGGCATGATATCTTATGCAGGGCGGGGCAATTTGGTTATTGGGCTGGAGACAAATTTTCTGATATAATGAAAGAAAGTAGATACGGAGGCTTTGCTATGCTGAAAATTCCCAGAATATGGACAGGACCGGCCGAAGCGGTATTATATATTACTTTTATTTTATTTATCATTGGTACGGTTAATGTATTCAGTGCCAGCTTTGTTTTGGCGGGACAACTGCTGGACGACAGCTATTTTTTTCTTAAACGTCATCTGATCAGCTTTGCGATTGGCATGGTCGGTTTGATTATCGCTACGAGGCCGGATTACCGAAAGCTAAACCGGCTGTCGGGGCTTTTGGCTGTTATGACGCTGGGTATGTTGATTGCCGTTCATTTTACCGGTGTCGATGCCAACGGGGCCCGGCGCTGGCTCAATCTGGGGATTAAATTTCAGCCGTCGGAGATTGCCAAACTGGCTTCCATCATTGTGGCGGCCAGTTATTTGGGCCCACGGATCGATCGAAAAAGAAAAATTTCACTCCTGTCCTTACCAGTCATTTTTATTGGCATCATGGGGGTGTTGATTCTTAAGCAGCCCGATATGGGAACCGCCGTGATCGTAGTTGGCCTTTGCCTGATCCTCTATGTGCTGGCCGGACTGCCCAAGCAACAGCTTTACCTGCTGTATGGCGGCGGTGCGGCGGTGCTGGCTTACTTTTCCTATGCCGCTGCCTACCGGATGGACCGGATTACGGCCTGGCTTGATCCCTGGGAGCATCAGCAGGGGATCGGCTACCAGACGGTGCAGTCGCTGCTGGCCATTGGCTCCGGCGGGCTGTCCGGTACGGGACTGGGGATGGGAGCCAGTAAGTTTTATTACCTGCCCGAATCGCATACCGACTTTGCTTTTGCGGTACTTTGCCAGGAATGGGGATTTTTTGGGGCCTTGCTGGTTTTGGTACTGATGGGGCTACTAGCCTGTTATGGTGGACAGATTGCCCGGCGTACCCCGGACGGCTTTGGAAAAATCCTGGCCATTGGTGTCACCCTGCTGGTAGCCGGCCAGGCAGTAATCAATATCGGTATGGTGTCGGGTTTGCTGCCGGTAGTCGGTGTACCTCTGCCATTTATTAGCTTTGGCGGCACGTCTCTGATTGTTAATCTGGTGGCTATGGGCATTTTAATTAATATCGGCCGACGATCGGCACGGTCGGCTGTGCCGATGGATGAGCTTTCCGAGCCAGAGCCGTCGGAAAAACCGGAAAAAAGATTAAAGCTGGTGCAACGGCTAAAAGATCGCCGCTAGAAAGCTTGCTATAAATCCCCGGCTGCCTCAGGCAGCCGGGGATTTTGATTAAAAGAAGCAAGAACCGGTAATACTGTTACTAGCTATTGTTTGTTACGGGATCCGGGAGGTGGCGGTTGTGGTATGGGTAATCCGAGTTGGTGCATACTTATTTAGTGGCTTGACAATATGGCAGTTTATGCAAAGCAATACGACCGGCGGCGGGCCGGTACATCGTCCTTTGGCGATTGATCAGGCGCATGCTATGATCCTCGGGGTGTGTGCCGGAGTCAGCAATTATACCGGAGTGGATGTGTCGCTTATCCGGCTTGTGTGGGTGCTGGCCGGGCTATACCGTGGGGCCGGTGTCGTACTATACATTCTGGCCTTTTTCATTATGCCGCTGGCCAGTTAACCCAGGAATAAAAAAACGATTACCGGCTCTGTCTTATTGGCAGAGCCGGTTTTTTTGTGACATTTGGATAACCGTATACATAACATATACTAGGGTTAGTTGAGAGGAGGATAAAGCGTGGAACGGAGACCGAAGAAAACCTATATGTCACCCGATACTGATGATTGTACCTATGACGAAGAATATATGGAAGGAACGATTTGTCCGGCAGACATGGGGATGCGGCTGGCTCATTCGTACGTGCCTTGGCAATTTTACAAACAGGCCTTTAATCCCCAGGAGGCGCTTGCTAAAGGAACATTATTTCCCGAGCTATATGGCGTTTATAAAATACCCCGCTAGTAGCTTGTCAGTCCTAAAACGGTAGAATAATGACGAGGCTATTTTTTCGTAAGGCAAGGCGGCGGAAGGAGGCATACCCGGGGAGTATGCGGACGACGATGATGCAGGCTTGCGGCAAATGGACCGACAGTATTCACTGAATTAGGATTGATAAGGTGCTAAGTGGGTAAGAGGAGGTGCATACCGTGGACTGTGAGAAACAGGCGGCAAGGCTGAAAAGGATTCAGGAGATGGAATTTGTAGCGGTCGAGCTTAATTTATATCTGGATACCCATCCCTGTGATGAGGAGGCCATTAATGACTATAACTGTGCCGTGCAGGCCCTGCGGAAACTGGTGGAGGACTATGAAGAAGAATACGGGCCGTTGATTCATTTTGGCATGGGCGGCTACAGCGGTGAACCATGGCAATGGTCGCAAGGACCCTGGCCATGGCAGCTATAAGGGAAAAGGAGGAATGTCAGCATCATGTGGCTATATGAAAAAAAACTGCAGCACCCGGTAAGAGTAAGCCGGCCGGATGTAAAGTTCGCCAAAATGGTCATTACCCAGTACGGCGGTCCGGATGGTGAATTATCGGCGTCGCTGCGTTACCTTAATCAACGCTACAGCATGCCCACCGATATGGCCCGAGCTGTACTTACGGATATCGGAACCGAGGAACTAGCCCATATGGAAATGATTGCCGCACTGGTCTATAAACTGACTGAGTGCGCGTCTTGCAAGGATTACAAGGAAGCCGGCTGGGAAGGGCAATTCGTGCAACATGACGGCGGGCTGTTCTGGGCCGATGCCAACGGCGTACCCTGGTCGGCAAAATATATCGCCTGTCTGGGCGATCCCATTACCGACCTGACGGAAAATATGGCGGCGGAACAAAAGGCCCGTGCTACCTATGAACATCTGATTGCCTGTACCGATGATCCCTGTGTAAAAGATACGCTGCGTTTTTTGTGGCAGCGGGAAGTCGTTCACTTCCAGCGATTCGGCGAGGCTCTGAATGTTGTACAGGACTGGATGTGCCAAAGCAAGCATATCTGGACCGGCCATGAGATTAAACGGGAGGATGAAGAACAACCGGCGGGGGAAGACAAAACGAGTGACAGCCCCTGACCGGATAAATAAAAGGAGCAGTCTTGCGGTATGGCAGACTGCTCCTTTGTTACGGGCTTGTTTCTTTGGAATCCTTGGCGGGAAAGAGAACCATCATGCCCAGCATGACAAGCATGGTGGCGACAAGAGCGGTCGATTGGGCGTTTAAAAAACCAAGGCCCTTACCGCCGTAACCAAATTGCAGGACGGCGGTAATAACGATGCCTGTCATAGCGGTGAGGAAGGCGGCTGTCGGGCTTGGCCGCCGGGAAAACAGGCCAAATAGGAGTGGCGCGGTCAGCGAGACCGACATGAGAGAATAAAAGATGGACAAGGCCGCGATGATATTAGGTAGGACGATGGCTAAAAGCACACCGATCAGGCCGGCTACGGCGGTGACCGCCCGATTGATGCGCAGCAGTTTTGCGTCCGCGATGGAAGGGTTAACAAAGGTTTTGTAGAGGTCTTTGGTAAAGGCGGTGGTGATCATATAGAGCACTGCATCGGCGGCACTGATCTCCGCCGAGAAGATGGCAGCTAAGGCCAGCGCCGAAGTCCAGAAGGGCATGCATTCTTTCATGACGGTAGGCAGTGCCAGATCACGCTCGGTAAGCTGCGGCAGCGTCACAAAAGCCGCCATACCGAGGATGACCGGAACCAGGGCAAAGACCAACATGACCAGACCGCACAAGAAGGTACTGCGGATGACTGTTTTTTCGTCTTTGGCACTATAGACTTTCCCGATCAGGGCCGGTGAAATAAAAAAGGAAGGCGTCAGCATCAGGAAAAAACCAACCAGGGAAGTGATGCCGATGCCGTCAAAACTGAAATAGGAGGCAGTCTGGGCCGCATTGCCCAAATGGGCGGCCACCTTATCCTGCAGGCCGCCCCAGCCGCCTACCGCCTGCAGGACAAAGGGCAGGGCGATAGTAAAGCCGAGAAATTTAACGCAGACCTGAATGATATTGACATAGGCGGCCGACAGCAGACCGCCGGCGCCGAAATATAGTACAACCACCAAGGCACCACTGATAATACCGGCTGCTTTAGACATGCCGGCTACCGCCGACAGAATCCAGGCGATGCCCATCAACTGTCCGGCAAAAATAGCGATGCTGCCGATGGCCATCAACAGAGAAATTAAACCGCGAAAACCGGAACCGTAGCGGTAGTCCAGATAATCACCCAATGTATATAGGTTGTGCTTGACGGCTTTACGCCAGATCGCCGGGCCAACCCAGAAGGCCAGAATCATGGTGCCGATGGCGGAGGCGATAATCCACCAGGCCGCCGAGATACCTGTTGTATAGCCAAGTCCGGCGATGCCGACGGTGGAGCCGGCGCCGATATTGGGGGCAATCAGGGTGGCAAATAGTAAACCGGCACCAAATTTGCGATTGCCGACAAAAAAGTCATTAGTGTTCTTTACCCGGTTTTTTAGCAAAAAGCCAATAGCAATTAAAAATAAGGCATAACCAAAAATAATCCAGACATATCCGTTCATTAACACAGCTCCCCCGAATCTCACCAGCCAATAGGCTGACTGTTGTCCATCTGATTTGGAATATATTCATTTTAGAGTATCGACCGGTATTTTT
It encodes:
- a CDS encoding DUF2935 domain-containing protein, with the translated sequence MSRQPSSRTVPQPLEPLNVEELRFWLTIMKEHAIFIKNGLPCGCTELRDEAQAFCEEFTMLLERTKHAQSDKKFNELVNDAKCTVKDFCKFKRGLLEDILVCKIQGHSYPLFIDHMAREAEYVLMLLEQMKSGKIPLTTASKAQETLFWLRLMADHTKFIVHLLDPSERILICTAEEFAREFDDLYLQGRDFGSMMHLCKEVNSFRRFLRDVRAAVMRLRNFKKATHDMIVDCRLLGLIPAELADHVYREAEHFLMVLSLMDKGIMKHVLEPCADGCADWESLPEEREVIQTVEESAAENELVMPGEFGDLTEREEDLIVPVTEPAAAFEFEPPLPTAEELPADPSAETEKPAAAVQSPDKKTKPVTGKTSKTVHAKTTKQDPPPPLTKPKYKWGDRWPRKLGKEIK
- a CDS encoding FtsW/RodA/SpoVE family cell cycle protein produces the protein MLKIPRIWTGPAEAVLYITFILFIIGTVNVFSASFVLAGQLLDDSYFFLKRHLISFAIGMVGLIIATRPDYRKLNRLSGLLAVMTLGMLIAVHFTGVDANGARRWLNLGIKFQPSEIAKLASIIVAASYLGPRIDRKRKISLLSLPVIFIGIMGVLILKQPDMGTAVIVVGLCLILYVLAGLPKQQLYLLYGGGAAVLAYFSYAAAYRMDRITAWLDPWEHQQGIGYQTVQSLLAIGSGGLSGTGLGMGASKFYYLPESHTDFAFAVLCQEWGFFGALLVLVLMGLLACYGGQIARRTPDGFGKILAIGVTLLVAGQAVINIGMVSGLLPVVGVPLPFISFGGTSLIVNLVAMGILINIGRRSARSAVPMDELSEPEPSEKPEKRLKLVQRLKDRR
- a CDS encoding PspC domain-containing protein is translated as MVWVIRVGAYLFSGLTIWQFMQSNTTGGGPVHRPLAIDQAHAMILGVCAGVSNYTGVDVSLIRLVWVLAGLYRGAGVVLYILAFFIMPLAS
- a CDS encoding spore coat associated protein CotJA, whose amino-acid sequence is MERRPKKTYMSPDTDDCTYDEEYMEGTICPADMGMRLAHSYVPWQFYKQAFNPQEALAKGTLFPELYGVYKIPR
- a CDS encoding spore coat protein CotJB, with amino-acid sequence MDCEKQAARLKRIQEMEFVAVELNLYLDTHPCDEEAINDYNCAVQALRKLVEDYEEEYGPLIHFGMGGYSGEPWQWSQGPWPWQL
- a CDS encoding manganese catalase family protein, which encodes MWLYEKKLQHPVRVSRPDVKFAKMVITQYGGPDGELSASLRYLNQRYSMPTDMARAVLTDIGTEELAHMEMIAALVYKLTECASCKDYKEAGWEGQFVQHDGGLFWADANGVPWSAKYIACLGDPITDLTENMAAEQKARATYEHLIACTDDPCVKDTLRFLWQREVVHFQRFGEALNVVQDWMCQSKHIWTGHEIKREDEEQPAGEDKTSDSP
- a CDS encoding sodium:solute symporter family protein, which gives rise to MNGYVWIIFGYALFLIAIGFLLKNRVKNTNDFFVGNRKFGAGLLFATLIAPNIGAGSTVGIAGLGYTTGISAAWWIIASAIGTMILAFWVGPAIWRKAVKHNLYTLGDYLDYRYGSGFRGLISLLMAIGSIAIFAGQLMGIAWILSAVAGMSKAAGIISGALVVVLYFGAGGLLSAAYVNIIQVCVKFLGFTIALPFVLQAVGGWGGLQDKVAAHLGNAAQTASYFSFDGIGITSLVGFFLMLTPSFFISPALIGKVYSAKDEKTVIRSTFLCGLVMLVFALVPVILGMAAFVTLPQLTERDLALPTVMKECMPFWTSALALAAIFSAEISAADAVLYMITTAFTKDLYKTFVNPSIADAKLLRINRAVTAVAGLIGVLLAIVLPNIIAALSIFYSLMSVSLTAPLLFGLFSRRPSPTAAFLTAMTGIVITAVLQFGYGGKGLGFLNAQSTALVATMLVMLGMMVLFPAKDSKETSP